Proteins encoded in a region of the Coregonus clupeaformis isolate EN_2021a unplaced genomic scaffold, ASM2061545v1 scaf0095, whole genome shotgun sequence genome:
- the LOC121557752 gene encoding mediator of RNA polymerase II transcription subunit 15 isoform X4: protein MAVMIGIYFRVSWLCLLIGGITCSTSKDYGYPAQSSDAAWLYAGSLGSIGYYNSPAAPMQEQLTTEPQKYPAAIVQKQPAPMPPQEVQHPAQIPLQQKHLAAMPQPQKPQQPQQVWYPVQIPQQQKQPAAEPQQQKELTAISQLPQQVWHPAQMAQQQNKPATELQQQKELTATPQQCQQVWHPAQMPQQQKQPASMPLPQKQPTAMPQQVWYPAQCPQQQKQPAAEPPQQEEPTSVPQQVWHPAQMPQKQPATEPQQLKEPTAIPQQVRYPAQMSHQQKQPAPMPQQVWHPAQFPQKQPASMPQQEWHPAQMPQQQKQPVPIPQQVWHPAQMPQQQKQPVPIPQQVWHPAQMPQQQKQPVPIPQQVWHPAQMPQQQKQPVPIPQQVWHPAQMPQQQKQPVPIPQQVWHPAQMPQQQKQPVPIPQQVWHPAQMPQQQKQPVPIPQQVWHPAQMPQQQKQPVPIPQQVWHPAQMPQQQKQPVPIPQQVWHPAQMPQQQKQPVPIPQQVWHPAQMQQKQPASMLLPQKQPTAMPQQVWYPAQMPQQQKQPAAEPQQQTELTAIPQQVWHPAQMSHQQKQPAPMPQQVWHPAQMSHQQKQPAPMPQQVWHPAQFPQQQKQPASMRLPLKQPTTIPQQVWYPAQIPQKQPATEPQQQKEPTSVPQQVWHPAQFPQKQPASMPLPQKQPTTMPQQEWHPAQMPQQQKQPVPMPQQVWHPAQMPQQQKKPAAEPQQQTELTAIPQQVRYPAQMSHQQKQPAPMPQQVWHPAQFPQQQKQPASMRLPLKQPTTIPQQVWYPAQMPQKQPATEPQQQKEPTSVPQQVWHPAQFPQKQPASMPLPQKQPTTMPQQEWHPAQMPQQQKQPVPMPQQVWHPAQMPQQQKKPAAEPQQQNKPTTISHLPQQVWHPAQMPQQQKKPATELQQQKELTATPQQCQQVWHPAQMPQKQPASMPLPQKQPTAMPQQVWYPAQCPQQQKQPAAEPPQQEEPTSVPQQVWHPAQMPQKQPATEPQQLKEPTAIPQQVRYPAQMSHQQKQPVPMPQQVWHPAQFPQQQKQPASVPLPQKQLTAIPQQVWYPAQMPQKQPATEPQQLKELTAIPQQVRYPAQMSHQQKQLAPMPQQVWHPAQFPQQQKQPASVPLPQKQLTAIPQQVWYPAQFPQKQPAAEPQQQNKPTAIPQQVWHPAQLPQTQPASMPLPQKEPTAMPQQEWYPAQMPQKQPATEPQQLKELTAIPQQVRYPAQMSHQQKQPTAMPQQEWYPAQMPQKQQTAMPLQQLTPMPEQLWHVAQMPQKQLALMSPQKHYESTEDGASSSQASVVEQSVLVPIYSYSSKSRYENGKTVFSQTRYTPREAMPVASGNSLKDNHVVIAAPSIYPPLVKDPARKI, encoded by the exons ATGGCTGTGATGATTGGGATCTATTTCAG AGTTTCTTGGCTTTGTCTGCTAATTGGAGGGATAACCTGCTCTACATCAAAAG ATTATGGATATCCTGCACAAAGTTCTGATGCAGCATGGCTCTATGCAGGATCACTTGGGTCTATAGGATATTACAACTCTCCAGCAGCTCCAATGCAAGAACAGCTGACCACCGAGCCACAGAAATATCCGGCCGCAATCGTGCAGAAGCAACCGGCCCCTATGCCACCTCAAGAAGTGCAGCATCCAGCTCAAATTCCCCTGCAGCAAAAGCATCTGGCCGCCATGCCTCAGCCACAGAAGCCACAGCAACCTCAGCAAGTGTGGTATCCAGTTCAAATTCCCCAGCAGCAGAAGCAACCGGCCGCTGAACCACAGCAGCAGAAGGAACTAACCGCCATATCACAGCTACCTCAGCAAGTGTGGCATCCAGCTCAAATGGCCCAGCAGCAGAACAAACCAGCCACTGAACTTCAGCAGCAGAAGGAACTAACCGCCACACCCCAGCAATGTCAGCAAGTGTGGCATCCAGCTCAAATGCCCCAGCAGCAGAAGCAACCGGCCTCCATGCCTCTACCACAGAAGCAACCGACTGCCATGCCACAGCAAGTGTGGTATCCAGCTCAATGTCCACAGCAGCAGAAGCAACCGGCCGCTGAACCTCCGCAGCAGGAGGAACCCACCTCCGTACCTCAGCAAGTGTGGCATCCAGCTCAAATGCCCCAGAAGCAACCAGCCACTGAACCTCAGCAGCTGAAGGAACCGACCGCCATACCTCAGCAAGTGCGCTATCCAGCTCAAATGTCCCATCAGCAGAAGCAACCGGCCCCAATGCCCCAGCAAGTGTGGCATCCAGCTCAATTTCCCCAGAAGCAACCGGCCTCCATGCCCCAGCAAGAGTGGCATCCAGCTCAAATGCCCCAGCAGCAGAAGCAACCGGTCCCAATACCCCAGCAAGTATGGCATCCAGCTCAAATGCCCCAGCAGCAGAAGCAACCGGTCCCAATACCCCAGCAAGTATGGCATCCAGCTCAAATGCCCCAGCAGCAGAAGCAACCGGTCCCAATACCCCAGCAAGTATGGCATCCAGCTCAAATGCCCCAGCAGCAGAAGCAACCGGTCCCAATACCCCAGCAA GTATGGCATCCAGCTCAAATGCCCCAGCAGCAGAAGCAACCGGTCCCAATACCCCAGCAAGTATGGCATCCAGCTCAAATGCCCCAGCAGCAGAAGCAACCGGTCCCAATACCCCAGCAAGTATGGCATCCAGCTCAAATGCCCCAGCAGCAGAAGCAACCGGTCCCAATACCCCAGCAAGTATGGCATCCAGCTCAA ATGCCCCAGCAGCAGAAGCAACCGGTCCCAATACCCCAGCAAGTATGGCATCCAGCTCAAATGCCCCAGCAGCAGAAGCAACCGGTCCCAATACCCCAGCAAGTATGGCATCCAGCTCAAATGCCCCAGCAGCAGAAGCAACCGGTCCCAATACCCCAGCAAGTATGGCATCCAGCTCAAATGCAGCAGAAGCAACCGGCCTCCATGCTGCTACCACAGAAGCAACCGACCGCCATGCCTCAGCAAGTGTGGTATCCAGCTCAAATGCCCCAGCAGCAGAAGCAACCGGCCGCTGAACCTCAGCAGCAGACGGAACTGACTGCCATACCTCAGCAAGTGTGGCATCCAGCTCAAATGTCCCATCAGCAGAAGCAACCGGCCCCAATGCCCCAGCAAGTGTGGCATCCAGCTCAAATGTCCCATCAGCAGAAGCAACCGGCCCCAATGCCCCAGCAAGTGTGGCATCCAGCTCAATTTCCCCAGCAGCAGAAACAACCGGCCTCCATGCGGCTACCACTGAAGCAACCAACCACCATACCTCAGCAAGTGTGGTATCCAGCTCAAATTCCCCAGAAGCAACCAGCCACTGAACCTCAGCAGCAGAAGGAACCCACCTCCGTACCTCAGCAAGTGTGGCATCCAGCTCAATTTCCCCAGAAGCAACCGGCCTCCATGCCTCTACCACAGAAGCAACCGACCACCATGCCCCAGCAAGAGTGGCATCCAGCTCAAATGCCCCAGCAGCAGAAGCAACCGGTCCCAATGCCCCAGCAAGTATGGCATCCAGCTCAAATGCCCCAGCAGCAGAAGAAACCGGCTGCTGAACCTCAGCAGCAGACGGAACTGACTGCCATACCTCAGCAAGTGCGCTATCCAGCTCAAATGTCCCATCAGCAGAAGCAACCGGCCCCAATGCCCCAGCAAGTGTGGCATCCAGCTCAATTTCCCCAGCAGCAGAAACAACCGGCCTCCATGCGGCTACCACTGAAGCAACCGACCACCATACCTCAGCAAGTGTGGTATCCAGCTCAAATGCCCCAGAAGCAACCAGCCACTGAACCTCAGCAGCAGAAGGAACCCACCTCCGTACCTCAGCAAGTGTGGCATCCAGCTCAATTTCCCCAGAAGCAACCGGCCTCCATGCCTCTACCACAGAAGCAACCGACCACCATGCCCCAGCAAGAGTGGCATCCAGCTCAAATGCCCCAGCAGCAGAAGCAACCGGTCCCAATGCCCCAGCAAGTATGGCATCCAGCTCAAATGCCCCAGCAGCAGAAGAAACCGGCTGCTGAACCTCAGCAGCAGAACAAACCGACCACCATATCACATCTACCTCAGCAAGTGTGGCATCCAGCTCAAATGCCCCAGCAGCAGAAGAAACCAGCCACTGAACTTCAGCAGCAGAAGGAACTGACGGCCACACCCCAGCAATGTCAGCAAGTGTGGCATCCAGCTCAAATGCCCCAGAAGCAACCGGCCTCCATGCCTCTACCACAGAAGCAACCGACTGCCATGCCACAGCAAGTGTGGTATCCAGCTCAATGTCCACAGCAGCAGAAGCAACCGGCCGCTGAACCTCCGCAGCAGGAGGAACCCACCTCCGTACCTCAGCAAGTGTGGCATCCAGCTCAAATGCCCCAGAAGCAACCAGCCACTGAACCTCAGCAGCTGAAGGAACCGACCGCCATACCTCAACAAGTGCGCTATCCAGCTCAAATGTCCCATCAGCAGAAGCAACCGGTCCCAATGCCCCAGCAAGTGTGGCATCCAGCTCAATTTCCCCAGCAGCAGAAACAACCGGCCTCCGTGCCGCTACCGCAGAAGCAACTGACCGCCATACCTCAGCAAGTGTGGTATCCAGCTCAAATGCCCCAGAAGCAACCAGCCACTGAACCTCAGCAGCTGAAGGAACTGACCGCCATACCTCAGCAAGTGCGCTATCCAGCTCAAATGTCCCATCAGCAGAAGCAACTGGCCCCAATGCCCCAGCAAGTGTGGCATCCAGCTCAATTTCCCCAGCAGCAGAAACAACCGGCCTCCGTGCCGCTACCGCAGAAGCAACTGACCGCCATACCTCAGCAAGTGTGGTATCCAGCTCAATTTCCCCAGAAGCAACCGGCCGCTGAACCTCAGCAGCAGAACAAACCGACCGCCATACCCCAGCAAGTGTGGCATCCAGCTCAACTTCCCCAGACGCAACCGGCCTCCATGCCTCTACCGCAGAAGGAACCGACCGCCATGCCCCAGCAAGAGTGGTATCCAGCTCAAATGCCCCAGAAGCAACCAGCCACTGAACCTCAGCAGCTGAAGGAACTGACCGCCATACCTCAGCAAGTGCGCTATCCAGCTCAAATGTCCCATCAGCAGAAGCAACCGACCGCCATGCCCCAGCAAGAGTGGTATCCAGCTCAAATGCCCCAGAAGCAACAGACCGCCATGCCACTGCAGCAACTGACCCCTATGCCTGAGCAATTATGGCATGTAGCTCAAATGCCCCAGAAGCAACTGGCCTTAATGTCTCCGCAGAAGCACTACGAAAGCACTGAAGATGGTGCCTCTAGCTCTCAAGCCAGCGTCGTTGAACAGTCGGTTCTCGTCCCAATTTATTCCTACAGTTCCAAATCGCGCTACGAGAATGGCAAAACTGTCTTCTCCCAAACCCGCTACACACCTAGGGAGGCTATGCCTGTTGCTAGTGGAAATTCTCTCAAGGACAATCATGTTGTCATTGCTGCACCAAGCATATACCCACCACTAGTAAAGGATCCTGCAAG GAAAATCTAA